The following nucleotide sequence is from Pseudomonadota bacterium.
CGCAACAATATGCAGACCACGAGCGACAACGGATCGTCGAACCGCTAGACGCCACCGGCATCCTGCTCTACGTGAGCGTTGGCGACAAAATCGTGGGCACGGTCCGGGCCAACTATGCCCGAGACGGCGATCTCGGCGAGTACGAGCATCTCTACCAAATGAGCAAGATCGCCTCGCACCCGAGCGACACCTCGATCACGACCAAGTTCATGGTGCACCCACAGCACCGCGGCGGTCGCGCCGCGCTTGCACTGGCCACCGGCATCTACTCGCACGCGCTGTTTCGCGGCGTGCGTTACAACCTGATGGACTGCAACCCACCCTTAGTGGGCTTCTTCGAGAGCC
It contains:
- a CDS encoding GNAT family N-acetyltransferase; translation: MQVREATTAQQREAIYRLRYEVYVGEMDRPQQYADHERQRIVEPLDATGILLYVSVGDKIVGTVRANYARDGDLGEYEHLYQMSKIASHPSDTSITTKFMVHPQHRGGRAALALATGIYSHALFRGVRYNLMDCNPPLVGFFESLGFRKYLPRLEHTEYGSVIGMALDLHDVEHFRAIKSPFLPHYEAWQASQVIKATA